The following nucleotide sequence is from uncultured Draconibacterium sp..
GGCATATTCCAAAGCCGGGGGGTCGGTCATCGCTCCGGCAAGCAAGCCGCATATTGACAGATAATTAAATTTTAAAAATCGGGCGGTAAAACCGATAATCAGCAATGGTAGTGCCGTAATGGCTACACCATAAACCATCCACATGTAGCCGCCGTTTACAATGGTTTCAACAAAATTCTTTCCGGCACCAAGACCAACACAAGCCAGAAACATAATAATCCCCAGTTCGCGAATAAACAGGTTAGCTCCGGGAGTCATGTAAAAATCGAGTTTACCAATACGCCCTTTATGGCCTAAAAACAGTGCAACAACAAGCGGACCGCCGGCAAGGCCTAGTTTGGCAGGTGCCGGCAAGCCGGGAATATTGATCGGGATGCTTCCAATTAAAACACCGCCCAATATTCCGAGAAGAATTGGGATAATATTAGGATGCGATAGTTCTTTCATCGAATTTCCCAATAACTCCACAACCTCTTTTAATGCTTTTCTATCGCCAACAATACGAATGGTATCGCCAAATTCAATGGCATCGTTTTCATGAGCCATTATTTCGTTTCCGGCACGGAAAATACGCGTAATATTCACCGGGTAGCGTCGTGAAATACCAATTTGTTTAATGGTTTTACCAGCCAGCTTTTTGTTGGTAAATACCACATGGCGCATTCCCATTCGTCCGGTAATTTCGGTTTCACCGGTTTTATTTAGTGCACCTACTTTTAGCTCCAGGGCGTTGTAATGCTTTTTATTTGAAACACCGTAAATTATATCGCCTTCGCAAATGGTATCTTTTTCTTCAGGAACAAAAAACTCGTTGTTTCGGAGTACTCTCGACAACACAAATTCGCCTTCAAGCGTTTCGCGTAAAAGTGCGTATGCCTTGTTATATAGGGCTTGGTTGGTAACTTTCAGATTTATTGCCTGTAGTTTTCCGCTTATGCCCGATAGTTTGCTTGTGTACTCTTTAGCTTCACTTTTTACGTTTACTTTAAAGAAAAAACGGAGCAACAGCATAGTGAGAATGATACCAATAATTCCGAACGGATATGCTACTGCATATCCCATTCCGGTTAATTCGGTTAATTCGGGATTGGCAAACTGTTCGGTAATAACCTGTTGGGCAGCACCGAGTCCGGGAGTGTTGGTTACCGCTCCACTCATAATTCCGGTTATAACAGGAGTTGGAACATTAAATAACAGTTTTATGGTTACGGCAACCAAAAAGCCAAGCACAACTATTCCCATGGCCATTAAATTGAGTTTTAAACCGTTGCTTTTTAGCGAAGGAATAAAGCGTGGTCCAACTTCTAACCCGATGGAGTAAACAAATAAAATAAGCCCGAATTCTTTTACAAAGTGTAAAACATTATGGTCGGTTTCGGCACCCAGGTGCCCGACCAAAAGTCCGGCAAAAAGTACCCCGGCAATACCTAGTTTAATATTGAAAAAGCGGATCTTTCCCAGCAAAACCCCGGCAATGCCCGTGAGGCTTAAAAAAATTAGTGTTGAAGCAGTTCCCGTGTGGGAAAATAATTTTAATAATTCCATATGTTAGTGATTTTTGTTTGCATAAAAAGGAGGAAACCACTTGTGATTTCCTCCTGAGCAACCGACAGCAATTCTATTGAGGGCTAATCGCTTCCCTCATACGAATTGCTGCATGAATCATATTTTTGATTGTTTTTTTTGTTTCCTTCCAGTCTCTGGTCTTTAATCCGCAATCAGGATTTACCCAAATGTTTTTTGCCGGCAAATATTTCGAGGCAGCAAACAAAAGGTCTGTCATTTCATTTACATCCGGAATTCGTGGAGAATGAATATCGAAAACTCCCGGACCAATTTGATTTGGATACCGAATTTTTGAAAACACGTCCAGCAGCTCCATTTGCGAGCGTGATGTTTCAATGCTGATTACATCGGCATCCATATCAACGATAGACTGAATGATATCGTTAAACTCGGCATAACACATGTGGGTGTGAATTTGTGTTTCGTCTTTTACGCCCCAGCTACAAAGTTTAAAGCATTTTACGGCCCAGTTTAAATAGTCGGTTTGGTTTTCTTTTTTTATTGGCAGGCCTTCGCGCAAAGCTGGTTCATCAATTTGAATGATTGGCAATCCTGCTTTTTCGAGGTTAAGTACTTCGTCGCGAATGACCAGCCCCAGTTGTATGGTGGTGTTTTTTCGTGATTGATCGTTGCGCACAAACGACCACTGAAGAATAGTAACCGGACCGGTGAGCATTCCTTTCATCGGTTTTGCGGTAAACGATTGTGCCAACTTCGAGATATCGACGGTCATTGGTGTTTTGCGAAAAACATCGCCGAAAATGATGGGTGGTTTTACTCCACGCGAACCGTAACTCTGTACCCAGCCGTTTTGAGTCCGGGCGAAACCTTCCAGTTGCTCACCAAAAAATTCAACCATGTCGTTTCGCTCAAATTCGCCATGTACAAGCACATCAATCCCAACTTCTTCCTGCCAATTAACGGCATTTTTTATAGCTGCTTCGATAAACTCATTGTATTTCTTTTTCGAAACGTCTCCGTTTATAAAATTGCGGCGCATTTTCCGAACCTCGGTAGTTTGCGGCAACGAGCCTATCATTGTGGTTGGAAAAGGAGGCAGATTTAGTTTTTTCTGTTGTTTGCGAATTCTTTCATTAAAGTCTGATTTTCGGTCTATTTCACTCCATTTATTCTGAACTTCAGAAACTTGCTCTCGCACTTTAGAATTGTTTATTGCCGGATTCTCAGACCAGTTTTTAAACACCAGGGTGTTGTTTTTTAGCTTCTTTTGAACTTGTTCTGAAGGCTTGTCTGAAGCCAGTTCTTTCAGTAATACAAGCTCGTTTATTTTCTGAAAAGCAAAAGCCATTTTCTTTTTGACAAAAAGAGGGAGATTGGTTTCGTCGTTTTCGTTTTCAAGATTATACGGAACGTGCAATAATGAACACGAAGGAGCCAGAATAATCCGGTCGGTGCCAATTTTTTCAGCAGTTTTTTGTATTATCTCCAGCGACTCTTGCAGGTTGTTGGCCCAAATGTTTCTGCCATCAACCAATCCAAGCGAAAGGGTTAAAAATTTTGGTATTTTTTCGAGGAACAAATCCAACTGTTTAGGTGCACGTACCAAATCAAGATGCAAAACTTCAAGTGGCAAACATTTTACCCATTCAATTTGTTTTTCAATCCCATCAAAATAGCTGGTAAGTATAAATTTTATCGAAGGGAAAGAACCAAAAAGTTCGGTTAATACAGCACGGAAGAGTTGTTGTTCGGGGTGGCTTAAATCTCCTGACAGGCAAGGCTCATCAATTTGGATGCAATCGATACCGGTATTTTCCATTTGGCCGATAAGTTCGATATAAACCGGTAAAAGGGCATGTATCAAATCCAAACGATTAAAGTCGGTCGATTTTTCTTTACCAAGTTTCAGAAAAGAAAATGGCCCAAGCAAAACCGGCTTTGTTTTAATTCCGGCTTTCAGAGCTTCATTAAACTCATCAATTACCTTGTTGCTGTTAAGTTTAAATTGTTGGTTTTTTTCAAACTCCGGCACCAGGTAGTGGTAATTGGTGTCGAACCACTTTGTCATTTCAAGCGGAGTAACATCAAATCCATCTTTTTGGTATCCACGGCACATAGCAAAGTACAGATCAATGTTTTTTAGCTTTGAGGACAGTTTGTTAAAACGTGAAGGAATTGCACCAAACATAAAAATATGGTCGGCTACCTGGTCGTAAAACGAGAAGTCGTTTGATGGGATAATGTCAATTCCTGAATCTTGTTGAAATTTCCAGTTTTTAAGGCGTTCCTGTCGCCCTGTTTCCTGTAATTCTTCCAGTGTTGAAATACCTTTCCAGAATTTCTCGCAAGCCCGTTTCAGTTCGCGTTGTGCACCTATACGGGGAAAACCTAAATTTTGTGTAAGCATACAGCATTTTTAAATTTATAATTAAACCTGAATACTTACGCGATTAGTAAAATAGTATGGGGACGAAAATGAAGGGGTTTCGATTCGTTCCTCGACTATGCCTTATACCGCGAAAGCAATTGCCGTTCATAAAAAAAGACAGGTCTCCTGGCTTGTCCGTTTTACAACGCCTTCCCGCTCCGAAGATTCGGCACAGTGGCATTAAGTTGCAAAAACTGAAATGGACTTTACAGTTGCGCGACAGCTCACGATTTTCACGTGATTCCCTATTAAACCCGTTTTACCGGGTATCTTATTTCAATAATAATTGATGAACGTGTGGACAAATGTAATGTGAAAAGTTAGAAATGGTACTTCCAAATTGAAAATAATTTGTGATTCATTCGCTTTTAATGTTTACTTAATTTTTTATTTCGGACTATGCAACCTCTCTTTCCAATGCTAAAAAATGTATTGAATTATTACTGCCTGTAAGCGGAAAGATTTGAATTTCGCAATTATACATTTCACCGTTTTTTCGGTAATTAACTACCACTTCTTTGAAAGGTTTGTTTCGTTCAATTTTTTCGCTTATTCTGAGTTTTACTGCTTCCGAAGTATTTTCGCCTTGCAAAAATACGGGACTCCGGTTTATGGCATATGATTTCGGATATCCCGTCATCTCTGAAAAACCATCGTTAACCCATAAAATTCTTTTGGTTTCGTTGGTTAATATTAATGCTTTGTATGGATAAGTTTTTAATACCTTTTTTAGATCTGTTTTCCAGTTAAACTTACCAGAATATTTATGAAGTGTTTTAAGTTCTGTTTCTCTTTCGGCTTCCTTTAAATTTTGTTGGTATTTGGGATAATAAAATTCCCAGCACATAAGAGGAGGCACAAGCCTTTTTGATGGTTTTATATCTTTTTTTACTTTTTCTAACTCAGCCTTCGAAAGACTCGACAGGTAGATATCGAGGCACATCATGTCTCCAAGGTTCTTTTTCATTTCTTAGTTGTTAAAATTCAATTCCTTTTCGAGCATTAACTCCGTTTTGGTAGTAATGTTTTATTTCCTTCA
It contains:
- a CDS encoding putative transporter; the encoded protein is MELLKLFSHTGTASTLIFLSLTGIAGVLLGKIRFFNIKLGIAGVLFAGLLVGHLGAETDHNVLHFVKEFGLILFVYSIGLEVGPRFIPSLKSNGLKLNLMAMGIVVLGFLVAVTIKLLFNVPTPVITGIMSGAVTNTPGLGAAQQVITEQFANPELTELTGMGYAVAYPFGIIGIILTMLLLRFFFKVNVKSEAKEYTSKLSGISGKLQAINLKVTNQALYNKAYALLRETLEGEFVLSRVLRNNEFFVPEEKDTICEGDIIYGVSNKKHYNALELKVGALNKTGETEITGRMGMRHVVFTNKKLAGKTIKQIGISRRYPVNITRIFRAGNEIMAHENDAIEFGDTIRIVGDRKALKEVVELLGNSMKELSHPNIIPILLGILGGVLIGSIPINIPGLPAPAKLGLAGGPLVVALFLGHKGRIGKLDFYMTPGANLFIRELGIIMFLACVGLGAGKNFVETIVNGGYMWMVYGVAITALPLLIIGFTARFLKFNYLSICGLLAGAMTDPPALEYANSISPIQAQSTAYATVYPLVMFMRVLLAQVLVLLFL
- the metE gene encoding 5-methyltetrahydropteroyltriglutamate--homocysteine S-methyltransferase is translated as MLTQNLGFPRIGAQRELKRACEKFWKGISTLEELQETGRQERLKNWKFQQDSGIDIIPSNDFSFYDQVADHIFMFGAIPSRFNKLSSKLKNIDLYFAMCRGYQKDGFDVTPLEMTKWFDTNYHYLVPEFEKNQQFKLNSNKVIDEFNEALKAGIKTKPVLLGPFSFLKLGKEKSTDFNRLDLIHALLPVYIELIGQMENTGIDCIQIDEPCLSGDLSHPEQQLFRAVLTELFGSFPSIKFILTSYFDGIEKQIEWVKCLPLEVLHLDLVRAPKQLDLFLEKIPKFLTLSLGLVDGRNIWANNLQESLEIIQKTAEKIGTDRIILAPSCSLLHVPYNLENENDETNLPLFVKKKMAFAFQKINELVLLKELASDKPSEQVQKKLKNNTLVFKNWSENPAINNSKVREQVSEVQNKWSEIDRKSDFNERIRKQQKKLNLPPFPTTMIGSLPQTTEVRKMRRNFINGDVSKKKYNEFIEAAIKNAVNWQEEVGIDVLVHGEFERNDMVEFFGEQLEGFARTQNGWVQSYGSRGVKPPIIFGDVFRKTPMTVDISKLAQSFTAKPMKGMLTGPVTILQWSFVRNDQSRKNTTIQLGLVIRDEVLNLEKAGLPIIQIDEPALREGLPIKKENQTDYLNWAVKCFKLCSWGVKDETQIHTHMCYAEFNDIIQSIVDMDADVISIETSRSQMELLDVFSKIRYPNQIGPGVFDIHSPRIPDVNEMTDLLFAASKYLPAKNIWVNPDCGLKTRDWKETKKTIKNMIHAAIRMREAISPQ
- a CDS encoding PAS domain-containing protein, yielding MKKNLGDMMCLDIYLSSLSKAELEKVKKDIKPSKRLVPPLMCWEFYYPKYQQNLKEAERETELKTLHKYSGKFNWKTDLKKVLKTYPYKALILTNETKRILWVNDGFSEMTGYPKSYAINRSPVFLQGENTSEAVKLRISEKIERNKPFKEVVVNYRKNGEMYNCEIQIFPLTGSNNSIHFLALEREVA